The proteins below come from a single Staphylococcus sp. MI 10-1553 genomic window:
- a CDS encoding DUF896 domain-containing protein → MLSKEKLNRINELANKKKSEGLTETEAKEQSQLRSEYLEVFRSSFKSQIENTKVIDPNGNDVTPEKLKEVQKQNQLRS, encoded by the coding sequence ATGCTTAGTAAAGAAAAGTTAAATCGAATCAATGAACTCGCAAATAAGAAAAAAAGTGAAGGACTTACTGAAACGGAAGCAAAAGAACAATCTCAATTAAGAAGTGAGTATTTAGAAGTGTTTAGAAGCAGTTTTAAAAGCCAAATCGAAAATACAAAAGTGATTGATCCAAATGGCAATGACGTAACGCCTGAAAAATTAAAAGAAGTTCAAAAGCAAAATCAATTACGTAGTTAG